The window CCGGGTGGCTGGAAGAACAAAAATTATTGAAAGCAGGGGACACAATCAGGGTTGCGGCCCGTTCCCTGGTGGTACTGCGTCATGAAACCTGAACCTGTTGCAACCTATCGGCTGCAGATGCATCCCAGGTTCGGTTTTGACCAGGCCACAGAGATTGTACCCTATTTGTATGATCTTGGAATCAGCCATCTGTATACATCTCCATATCTCCAGGCGGCCGCCGGCAGTACCCACGGATATGATATTGTGGATCCCACACAGGTAAATGAGGAACTCGGGGGGACCCGGGCCCATGCCCTTTTGTGTGAGACCTTGGGTGCGGCAGGCCTTGGTCACATGATTGATGTGGTGCCCAACCATATGGCCATTGCAGGGCGCCGGAACGCCTGGTGGTGGCATGTGCTGGAGAACGGACCGTCCAGCTGTTTTGCCGCCTTTTTTGATGTGGATTGGAACAATGGTGCAAATCGCTGGCCCAACAAGATCCTCCTGCCGGTTCTGGAAGATCACTACGGCCGTATCCTTAAGGCCGGACAACTCCGGTTGTCATATACAGATGGCAGGGTTATCCTTCACTATCACGACCATGTATTTCCTGTGACCCAAGCCAGCGTGGCCCAATTATTGCCCAAAGCGGGTGAATCCTGTGGATCGGATGATGCAGTCATCGCCGCAGAGATTGCGCGCCTGAACCGTGATCCGGATGCCCTGGATCTGCTGATCAACCAGCAGCATTACCGGCTGGCTTTCTGGCGGATGGCGAACACAGACCTTGGATACCGCAGATTTTTCGACATCAGGGATCTGGCAGGCATAAGGGTTGAGGATATGACGGTGTTCAACGCGGTTCATGAGCTACCCCTGGCATGGGTGCACAAGGGATGGGTCCAGGGGCTGCGCATTGACCATCCGGACGGTTTGTGGGACCCGGCTCACTATTTTTACAAATTGCAGAAAGCCTGCCCCAATGCCTGGGTTGTTGTGGAAAAAATTCTTGAGCCCGGCGAAACGCTTTCTTCAGACTGGCCTGTTGCCGGCACCACGGGATATGATTTCATGAACCTTGCCGGGGGCCTGTTGATTAATCCTGAAAACGCGGATGCGCTGACACAATGTTATGCAGCGTTTACAGGTATTCAGACAAATTTTTCCGCCCTGGTCCATGACTGCAAAAGCCTGGTGCTTTCCCAGCTTTTGGGAAGTGAGATCAAACGGCTCACCAGCCTGTTTGAACGTATCTGTGAATGGCACCGGTGCCATCGGGATTATTCACGACAGCAATTGCGGGATGCACTGTTTGAGACAGCGGTTCATTTTCCGGTATACCGGTCTTATGTGTCTGCTGCCATGAATAAGGTTTCCCAAAAGGACGAACACTATGTCGACGCAGCCATTGAAGGTGCCATAATGGCGCGGACAGACCTGGACCCTGAACTTTTTTCATTTCTAAAAGATTTGCTGCTTCTGCGGATCAAAGGGCCTCTGGAAGCAGAACTGGCCATGCGGTTCCAGCAACTCACCGGTCCGGCCATGGCCAAGGGCGTGGAAGATACGGCCTTTTACCGCTACCACCGCCTGATCTGCCTCAATGAGGTGGGAGGAGATCCCGGCCGATTTGGTGTGGATCTGCGGCAGTTTCATGGGGCCTGTGCCCGGGCACACACAGAACATCCCCTGGGATTGCTGGCCTCCACCACCCATGATACCAAGCGCAGTGAGGATGTCCGGACCCGGCTGGCGCTGCTTTCCGAGATTCCGGAGCAATGGGCGGACGCGGTTTGCAGATGGGCGGGCCGTAACAAGCGCCACCGTACAGGAGCGTTTCCCGATCGTAATACCGAGTATCTTTTATACCAGACCCTGGTCGGGGCCTGGCCCATTGATCTGAAAAGAATAAGTGCCTATATGGAGAAGGCGGTCAAAGAAGCCAAGGCACACACCTCCTGGACAACGCAAAACCAGCCATATGAGCGCGCCCTGGCTGATTTTATTGCAGCAGTAATGGCAGACAAAACCTTTAGCAGCGATCTTGAAAGTTTTGTCGCAGATCTTGTTTTTCCCGGAAGAATCAACAGCCTTGCCCAGACCCTCATAAAACTGACAGCCCCGGGGGTTCCCGACATCTACCAGGGAACTGAACTGTGGGATTTGAGCCTTGTGGACCCGGATAACCGCAGACCTGTGGATTTTGCCCTGCGCCGCCGCCTGCTCACAGAATTGCCTCAATTTTCTCCTGAACAGATTCTGGCCGGAATGGACATGGGTCTGCCCAAACTCTGGGTCATCCGGCAGGCCCTGCATCTGCGCCGCAGCCGCCCCGAACTGTTTGGTCCCCAAGCCGCATACCACCCCTTGTACGCAACCGGAAAAAAAGCGGATCATCTGGTGGCATTTATCCGGGGACAAGCTGTTATTTCTCTGGCCCCAAGGCTTGTTATGAGCCTGGATAATGACTGGGAGGACACCCTCCTGGAATTGCCCCGGGGAAAATGGCATAACATTCTGACAGAAGATGCCACAGCAGGCGGCCCTGTAAGGCTTAAGGAACTGTTGCACCGTTTTCCTGTCGGGTTACTCATACAAAGGAAATAACGGCCATGGTTGATATGCGTGTCTGGGCACCTGTGGCCTGCGAAGTAAAATTACACAGCAATAACCAGGTGCTTGCCATGGAAAAAAATGCAGGGGGCTGGTGGCATGTGGATGTCCCTTTTATGCACCACGGCGTTGATTATGCGTATGAAGTGGACAGCAACGGACCTTTTCCTGATCCGCGCTCCTTCTGGCAGCCCAACGGGATACACGGGCCTTCCAGATGGGTGGACCATTCTCTTTTTGACTGGACCGATGCAGGCTGGCAGCAACCGCCCCTGGGATCAGCCGTTATCTACGAGCTGCACCTGGGAACTTTCACCCCAGAGGGAACATGTGATGCAGCCATTCTTCGCCTGGATCATCTGGTAAAACTGGGCATCACCCATGTGGAATTGATGCCGGTCGCACAGTTTTCCGGCAGTCGGGGATGGGGCTACGACGGGGTTGACCTGTATGCGCCCCACCAGGCCTACGGCGGCCCCGATGGGTTGAAACGCCTGGTGGATGCCTGTCATCAACGCGGCCTGGCTGTGGTGCTTGACGTGGTTTACAACCATCTGGGGCCTGCGGGAAATTATCTCAGTCAGTTTGGTCCTTATTTTACTGCCCGGTATGCGACACCCTGGGGTGAGGCTGTCAATTTTGATGAACCTGACAGCCATGAGGTGCGGCAATTCTTTGTGGACAATGCCCTGATGTGGCTGCAGGAGTATCATATGGATGGATTGCGCATTGACGCGGTTCATGCCATCCTGGATACATCTGCCATTCATTTTCTGGAAACGCTTGCCAATGCGGTAAAAAATCTGGAAGCCGCACTGGGCAAGCATTTTGTGCTCATCGCAGAAAGCGATCTGAATGACCTCCGGGTGGTGCGCTCGCCGGCGGTGGGTGGATACGGCATTGATGCCCAGTGGAACGAGGATTTTCACCATGCCCTGCACGCGGTTCTGACCGGCGAAAACCAGGGATATTATCAGGATTTCGGCACCTTGTCCCAACTGGCCAGGGTCCTGACCAATGGATTGGTGTATGACGGGTGTTATTCTGTTTACCGGCGTCGCTGTCATGGACGGCCCGCCACCGGGCTGAGTGGCACCCAATTTGTGGGATGTTTGCAAAACCATGACCAGGTGGGCAACCGCGCGCTTGGGGAGCGGACAGGCCGGCTGCTCTCCCTGGACCTGCTCAAAATCGGGGCTGCTCTGGTACTGACATCGCCTTTTGTGCCCATGCTGTTTCAAGGGGAAGAGTGGGGGGCATCAACTCCGTTTTTGTATTTTACCGATCACCAGGAACCTGATCTGGGGGAAGCGGTAAGGCGCGGACGACAAAAAGAGTTTGCCGCCTTTGGGTGGGAACCTGAAAAAATCCCTGATCCCCAGGCCGAAAAAACCTTTCTGCAGTCCAGGCCCAATTGGGATGAATTACACCAGGAGCCGCATAATCAAATTTTGGACTGGCATCAATCTCTTATCAAACTGCGGCGCCGCTTGCCGGATTTGACAGATGGCCGGATGGAAAAAATCTGTGTTTTTTATGATGAAACACAGCAATGGCTGATCATGACACGCGGATCTGTAGTGGTGGCCTGCAATTTTTCACAGGTGCCCCAATCTGTTTCATGTGCAGGTGTAAAAGATAAAAAAACGGTTCTGTGTTCAAAAAAAGGCCTGGTTGCAAAAGAAGATACCCTTTTACTGCCGGAAGGGACCGTCGCAATCTTAGTGGGTTAAAAAACTAACAAGGAGAGATGCCATGCATATCGTTCATATGGCTGCGGAAAATGACAGCCTGCCGGATGCCAAGGTGGGCGGTGTGGCAGATGTGGTGCGGGATATTGCACCGGCACTGGCAGACCTTGGGCACAAGGTAAGCGTTGTAATGCCCGGATACGGGTTTTTGCACCGGATCAAAGGGGCCCAATGGACCGCGGATATCAGGTTTCCTTTTCGCGGGACAGTGCATGAAGCACAGCTCTACAGGGTACCGGCAAAGCGTGTGCATCCTGGTGTAGACCATTATGTGATACATCATCCGTTTTTAGAGGCCATACATGCCCAAACAGGCCGGCACCAGATCTATGTGCATGATCCGGATGATCAGCCTTTTTTCAGCGATGGCTCCCGTTTTGCCTGCTTTTGCAGTGCCGCAGCCGCCGCCCTGACCCAGGGTGCCATACCCTGGGCCGATGTGATGCATCTGCATGACTGGCATATGGCCCTTGTGGCGCTGCTGCGCCGATACCATCCTGCCTGCGCAGCATTAAAGGACATCCGGACGGTGTTTACCATCCACAATGTGGCGCTGCAGGGGGTCCGGCCCCTGGAGGGAAGCAGTTCCTCTTTGTCAGCCTGGTTTCCGGAGATCACCTGTCAGTGGCTGGATGTGGCTGATCCACGGTGGCCGGATACCTGCAATCTGATGGCCTGCGGCATCCGCCTGGCAGACAAGGTTCATACGGTGTCACCCGCCTATGCCCGTGAAATTTGCCGGCCCGATGACCTGCCCCGGTTTTATGGTGCCCAGGGACTTGAAGCCGTGCTTGCCCATGAAAATGACACAGGGAATCTGGTGGGCATCCTCAATGGCTGCGATTACCCGGAACCCCGCTGTCCCCCTGTAATGGAATTTTCAGAAATGACCCGCGGTTTTCAGCACCAGATCATGCAGTGGTCTGCCGGTCGACAGACAGTGTCCAGTGACGCCTTTATCGCCTGCCACAACCTTTCCAGCCTGTGTCAGCGCCTTCCTTGCCCCCGAATGGTAGTGTGCAGTGTCACGCGTCTCACCGAACAAAAAGTGCTGCTCATGCTGCAGGGACAGGACAATGAAATGTCAGCCATAGCCCGTATTCTTACGGCATTGGGAGATGATGGGGTGTATTTTCTTCTGGGAACCGGCGATGAACGGTTTGCGCGGTTTTTTACACAACTTGGTGCCGAGTTTCCCAATTTTATTTTTCTTAACGGATTTTCAGATCAGGCAGCCCAGGCCCTTTATGCCAATGGCGATCTTTTTTTGATGCCCAGTTCTTTTGAGCCATGCGGTATCAGCCAGATGCTGGCCATGCGGGATGGACAACCCTGTGTGGTTCATGCTGTCGGCGGTTTGCGCGATACTGTCCGTCACGATGTCAACGGGTTCTGCTTTGAGGGCAGCGATCTGAATGACCAGGCACAAAATTTTGTTGATACCACCTGTCAGGCCATCCATATGTTCAGAAACGACCTTGAAAAATGGCAGAACATTAAAACCGGGGCCGCTGCTGCACGCTTCCTGTGGCAAGACGCGGCTCGGCAGTATGGTGAAAAGTTATACAAGCCTTGATTAAAAAAATTACCAGCCCAAAAAGAGAAATCTATTATGACAGATATTATAAAACGTGTGGTTATTGAAAATGTAACGCCCAATGTTGACGGCGGCCGTTTTCCCGCCAGACGGGTGGTGAATGACACAGTGGTGGTAACAGCAGACATCTTTGTGGACGGACATGACCGGTTGTCGGCCCGGCTGCTGCACCGAAAGGCCGGGGCAAACCACTGGGAAAAAACCCCCATGCAGCCGCAGGTGAACGACCTGTGGCAGGCTGTTTTTATTCCCTGTGAGCTGGGAATCTATGAATACACTGTCACTGCCTGGATAGACCGGTTTGAAACCTGGCGCAGCCAGATTGAAAAAAAGATCGATGATGACCAGGCTGTCGCAGTGGAGTTGATGGAGGGTGCCGCCATGGTCACAGAAGCGGCAGGGCGGGCCCAAAATGAGGATGCTGAACAACTGCACCTTCTGGCAGGCCGGCTTTTGTCAGAAGAGGCGGTAGAGCAGCCGACGGCCTTTGTCCAGGATACAACCCTTAGCCTGCTGATGGCACGCTATCCGGACACAGGCACACAGATTGACTATCCAAAGATATTGCCCCTGCGAATCGAGCCGCACAAGGCCCTTTACAGCACCTGGTATGAAATGTTTCCCCGTTCCTGTGCTGACACGGACCCACCTTCTCACGGCACATTCAAAGACTGTATCAAACGACTCCCCTATATTGCCGGCATGGGGTTTGATGTGCTTTACCTGCCGCCAATCCATCCCATCGGACCCAGCCACAGAAAAGGAAAGAACAATGCGATTCTTGCCGGACCGGGTGATCCCGGCAGTCCCTGGGCCATTGGGTCGAAAGAGGGGGGACACAAGGACATCCATCCAGAACTGGGAACCCTGGCGGATTTCAGGGACCTTTTGGCCAAAGCCCGGGAGTACGGCATTGACATTGCTCTGGATATGGCGTTCCAGTGCAGCCCGGACCATCCCTATGTTTCGGACCATCCTGAATGGTTCCACTCACGTCCCGACGGCACAATTCAGTATGCGGAAAATCCCCCGAAAAAATACCAGGATATTTATCCTTTTGCGTTTGATTGCGCCCATTATGACAGCCTGGGCCGGGAACTGCTGGATGTGGTCCAGTATTGGATAGACCAGGGGGTCCGGATTTTTCGGGTGGACAACCCCCACACCAAACCCTTGCGATTCTGGGAGTGGCTCATTGCCGCATGCAAAGAACAAAATCCTGAGATAATTTTTCTGGCCGAGGCATTCACCCGGCCCAAAACCATGTATAGGCTGGCCAAAGGCGGATTCACCCAGTCCTATACCTATTTTACCTGGCGCAACCTCAAATGGGAAATCCAGAACTATTTTGACACATTGACCCGGACCAGTGTCAAAGACTTTTTCTGGCCCAACCTGTGGCCCAATACCCCGGATATTCTGCCTGAATTTTTGCAGCTGGGCGGGCGGCCAGCATTTATCCTCCGCCTGATGCTGGCTGCAACCCTTTCATCCAGTTACGGCATCTATGGTCCGGCTTTTGAATTGTGTGTGAACAAGCCCCTGCCTCCCAATGGCGAGGCGTATGGCGAAGAGTATATGGATTCGGAAAAATTCGAGATTGCCCATTGGGATCTTAACGCCTCCCATACGATCAGGCCGTTTATCACCAGAATCAACCGGATCAGGCGGGAAAATCCCGCCCTGCAACAGACCCGGAACCTGATTTTCCATCCAGTGGATAAAGAAGAGATGCTGTGCTTCAGCAAATATACAGATGATTTTTCCAACATCATTTTTGTGGCAGCCAATCTTGATCCCCATCACGCCCACAGCGCCTGGGTGCGGCTGCCGTTTGAGGAAATGGGTATACCGATTGAAAAAAGCTTTCAGATGCATGATCTGGTGAGCGATGCCAGATACCTGTGGCATGAGGATTACAATTTTCTGGAAATCGATCCCCAGGTGGTTCCGGTGCAGGTTTTCCGCATCCGGCGGCGGATGCGTACGGAAAATGATTTTGATTATTTCATGTAACCAGACAAAAAGGACTGCATAGTTATGGAAAAGCCCACATTGCAGACGCAAAATGATCCGTTATGGTACAAAGATGCGGTTATTTATCAGCTTCATATCAAGACGTTTTATGACAGCAATGGTGATGGTATCGGGGATTTCAAAGGCCTTACCGAGAAACTGGACTATCTGCATGAGCTGGGCGTCACTGCCCTGTGGCTGCTGCCTTTTTACCCATCCCCCCTGAGGGATGATGGATATGACATCGCTGATTTCAAGGCCATCAACCCGGTATACGGCACCCTGGCTGATTTTAAAGCTTTTATGCGGGCGGCCTGCAAACGGAACATGAAAGTCATCACTGAGCTGGTGATCAACCACACCTCGGACCAGCATCCCTGGTTCCAGCGGGCCCGCCAGTCAAAACCAGGCAGTGCCGGGCGCAATTTTTATGTATGGAGCGACACCCCGGAAAAATACACGGATGCGCGCATTATTTTTCAGGATTTTGAGACCAGCAACTGGAACTGGGATCCAGTGGCCAAAGCCTATTATTGGCACCGGTTTTATTCCCACCAGCCCGATCTCAACTACGATAATCCCAGGGTCCATGAAGCGATCTTCAAGGCCCTGGATTTCTGGATGGACATGGGGGTGGACGGCCTGCGTCTGGACGCCATTCCCTATCTGTACCAGCGGGAGGGTACCAACTGCGAAAATCTTCCTGAAACCCATGCATTTCTCAAAAAGCTGCGCCAGCGCATGGACGAAAAATACAAAGGCCGGATGTTTCTGGCCGAAGCCAACCAGTGGCCTGAGGATGCGGTGCAATATTTTGGCGATGGGGATGAGTGTCATATGAGCTTTCATTTCCCCTTGATGCCCAGGCTCTACATGGCGGTGCATATGGAAAGCCGGTTTCCGGTCACCGAAATCCTCAGCAGTACGCCCGCTATCCCTTTATCCTGTCAATGGGCCATATTTTTGCGTAACCACGATGAACTGACCCTGGAAATGGTCACGGACGAGGAACGTGACTATATGTACCGGGCCTATGCCCGGGATTCTCGAATGCGCCTGAATCTGGGCATCCGCCGTCGCCTGGCCCCGCTCATGGGCAACGACCGCCGCCGGATTGAACTGATGTATGCACTGCTGCTCTGCCTGCCGGGCACCCCCATCCTGTATTACGGGGATGAGATCGGCATGGGGGATAATATCTATCTGGGTGACAGAAACGGGGTCCGCACCCCCATGCAGTGGAGTCCGGACCGCAATGCCGGTTTTTCCCGGTGTAATCCCCAACAGCTCTATCTGCCGGTGATCACCGATCCTGAATATCACTTTGAGGTGCTCAATGTGGAGGCCCAGAAACAAAACCGCCACTCCCTTTTCTGGTGGATACGGCGGCTGCTCACACTGCGCAGCCGCATCCCGGCCTTCAGCAGGGGGGATATGAATTTTTTGACGCCGGAAAATTCCAAAATCCTGGCCTTTATCCGGCAGTATGAAAACCAGTCTGTACTGGTGGTGGTCAATCTTTCGCGTTTTGTACAGATTACTGAACTGGATCTGCAGGCCTATGAAGGAATGATCCCGGTGGAAATTTTCGGCAACACCCCGTTCCCATGTATCACAACCCCCCCGTATTTTCTTACCCTCGGACCCCATGGCTTTTACTGGTTTTTTCTGACGCCCCACCCGGATGCGGATATTGATGCGGCCATGGATACCGACCTGCCGGTATTTGAGGTTCACACAAGATGGGAGGAAGTGATTCAGGGGCCTCAAAGGGAACGCCTTGAAAAATACCTGCGGCCATATATCATGAAATGCCGGTGGTTTGGCGCCAAGAACAGCCGCATCACCTCCGTTACCGTGCGTGAGCACCTGCCTGTCGGCAATAATGCTTTGACGGGTTTCATTCTCATGGTGGACCTGGGTTACGCTGACGGGACAGCAGAAACCTATATCCTGCCGGTCACCTATCTGCCCCGGGCAGACAGTGAAACGATCATGGCGGACCATCCCTGGGCGCCCATGGCACTCATAAAATTTCAGTCCGGTGAAGAAGAAGGATTTCTTGTGGACGGCCTGGTTCACACAGGTTTTTGCAATGTTCTTCTGGAAATGATGCACCGCCGCCATCACATCAGCGGCACAGAGGGACGGTTTTGCGCCACGCCTGCCAGGGCCTTCAAACCATTGTATGAAACTGAAAAATTACCCATGGAAACCAGGGTGATAGGCGTGGAGCAGAGCAATACATCCATCATTTACGGGCATTGTTTTATCCTTAAACTTTTCCGGCGCCTCCAGGAAGGGACCAATCCGGATCTGGAGATTTCCCGTTTTTTAACTGCCAGGGGGTTTGCCAATCTGCCCGGGCTTGCCGGCTGCCTGGAATATACCCGCAGCAAAGAGGAACCCTGTACAATAGGTCTTCTCCAGGCGTATGTGAGCAACCAGGGAGATGCCTGGGAATATACTCTGGGCAGTCTGTCCGGATTTTTTGAACGGGTTATGGAAAAGCAGGGTACCACTGAAGTTTTTCTGCCGGTAAAAAGCCTGCTGGCATTAAGCCAGGATCCCATTCCTGCAGATATCAGGGCCCAGATCGGGTTTTATCTGGAATCCGCGCGCCTGCTGGCACAGCGGACTGCTGACATGCATACGGCACTGGCAGCAGGGTCACAAGATGTTTTGTTCACGCCAGAACCATTTTCCAAACTCTACCAGCGTTCCCTTTTCCAGTCCATGACTTCCATGGCAGGGCAGATACTGATCCAGCTGGAAAAGCACATCAAAGCCCGGAAAAATCCATTGCCTGAAAATATTTCGGACGCCGGAGAACAGATACTGGACCGCAGACAGGAAATCATGGACCGTTTCAAGGCGCTGACAAGATGCAAAATTAACGCCATGCGCCTGAGATGTCACGGCGATTTTCACCTGGGTCAGGTTTTATACACGGGCAAGGATTTCGTTATTATCGATTTTGAAGGCGAACCGGCACGTCCCGTAAGTGAACGACGCATCAAACGGTCACCCCTTCGGGATGTGGCAGGACTTTTACGGTCATTCCACTATGCCTGTCATTTTGCCCTGCAGGCCGAGGAAGCCCGTGGGATGTTCCATCCAAAATCAGGTGGGGCCATGGAGGCCAAGGCAGAAGAATGGCGGATGTGGGTGAGTGCGCAATACCTGGGTGAATATCTGGCCAGAAGCGCCGATAAAGGCTTTCTGCCAAAAACCCATGAGGAGACAGGGGTGCTTTTGAATGCCTATCTGATGGAAAAAGCCTTATACGAACTTGGTTATGAAATGAACAACCGGCCTGACTGGATTACCATACCCCTTAAGGGAATTATACAGTTATTAAATGAAACCTAAGATTTGCGGAGGCTAACATGCCCATTCAAGACGACAGCACATCCCAGCATAAAACGCTGATATGCAGCGACATCAGCCTGTTGAGCGACGATGATGTCTTTTTGTTCAATGAAGGCAGCCATTTTTGTCTGTACGACAAGCTGGGTGCCCATCCCATGAAAGTTGACGGTCAGGACGGATTCTATTTCGCGGTGTGGGCACCCAATGCCCGGACGGTTTCTGTCATGGGAACCTTCAACCACTGGAACAAGGAACAGCATCCCTTGGCCCCCAGGCAAAGGTCGGGTATCTGGGAGGGGTTTATTCCCGGCATCCGGTCCGGAACCACTTATAAATACCATATTCGTTCCAACCAGGAAAACTATGAGGTGGATAAAACCGACCCCTTTGCCTTTTACACCGAGTTGTCCCCCCAGACCGCCTCTGTGACCTGGGATCTGGCCCATGAATGGCAAGATGCCGCCTGGATGAAAAGCCGCGGTGTTATTGACGTAAAATCAGCGCCCATGTCCATTTATGAAATGCACCTGGGGTCCTGGATGCGGATACCTGAGGAAAGAAACCGGTTTCCAACTTATCGGGAACTGGCGCAAAAACTGCCGGATTACCTGGTAAAGATGGGGTTTACCCATGTGGAGTTTCTGCCGGTCATGGAACATCCCTTTTACGGCAGCTGGGGATATCAGTGTCTGGGCTATTTTGCCCCCAGCAGCCGTTTCGGCACGCCCCAGGATTTCATGTATCTGGTGGAACAGCTTCACCAGAAAAACATCGGAGTGATTCTGGACTGGGTGCCCTCTCATTTTCCCAGTGATGAACACGGGCTGGGATATTTTGACGGTACCCATCTGTTTGAACACGAAGATCCGCGCAAGGGGTTTCATCCTGACTGGAAAAGTCTGATTTTCAACTATGGCCGCAATGAAGTTATCTGCTATCTCATCAGCAGTGCCCAGTTCTGGCTGGAAAACTATCACATTGACGGCTTCAGGGTGGATGCGGTGGCCTCAATGCTTTATCTGGACTATTCCCGCAAGCCGGATGAATGGGTCCCCAACATATTCGGGGGCAGGGAAAACCTGGAAGCTGTTGACTTTTTGAAGCGGTTCAACGAGGTGCTTCATGGCAATTTTCCCGGGACAATCACCATAGCTGAGGAATCTACGGACTGGCCCATGGTTTCCAGGCCGGTGCACCTGGGCGGGCTGGGATTTGATATGAAGTGGGACATGGGATGGATGCACGACACCCTGGCCTACATGTCCATAGATCCCATCCACCGCAGCTTTCATCACGATACACTGACGTTTCGGATGATATATGCCTTTAAGGAAAACTATGTGCTCCCGTTGTCTCACGATGAGGTTGTCCACGGCAAGGGGTCTTTGCTGGGGAAAA is drawn from uncultured Desulfobacter sp. and contains these coding sequences:
- the treY gene encoding malto-oligosyltrehalose synthase encodes the protein MKPEPVATYRLQMHPRFGFDQATEIVPYLYDLGISHLYTSPYLQAAAGSTHGYDIVDPTQVNEELGGTRAHALLCETLGAAGLGHMIDVVPNHMAIAGRRNAWWWHVLENGPSSCFAAFFDVDWNNGANRWPNKILLPVLEDHYGRILKAGQLRLSYTDGRVILHYHDHVFPVTQASVAQLLPKAGESCGSDDAVIAAEIARLNRDPDALDLLINQQHYRLAFWRMANTDLGYRRFFDIRDLAGIRVEDMTVFNAVHELPLAWVHKGWVQGLRIDHPDGLWDPAHYFYKLQKACPNAWVVVEKILEPGETLSSDWPVAGTTGYDFMNLAGGLLINPENADALTQCYAAFTGIQTNFSALVHDCKSLVLSQLLGSEIKRLTSLFERICEWHRCHRDYSRQQLRDALFETAVHFPVYRSYVSAAMNKVSQKDEHYVDAAIEGAIMARTDLDPELFSFLKDLLLLRIKGPLEAELAMRFQQLTGPAMAKGVEDTAFYRYHRLICLNEVGGDPGRFGVDLRQFHGACARAHTEHPLGLLASTTHDTKRSEDVRTRLALLSEIPEQWADAVCRWAGRNKRHRTGAFPDRNTEYLLYQTLVGAWPIDLKRISAYMEKAVKEAKAHTSWTTQNQPYERALADFIAAVMADKTFSSDLESFVADLVFPGRINSLAQTLIKLTAPGVPDIYQGTELWDLSLVDPDNRRPVDFALRRRLLTELPQFSPEQILAGMDMGLPKLWVIRQALHLRRSRPELFGPQAAYHPLYATGKKADHLVAFIRGQAVISLAPRLVMSLDNDWEDTLLELPRGKWHNILTEDATAGGPVRLKELLHRFPVGLLIQRK
- the treZ gene encoding malto-oligosyltrehalose trehalohydrolase produces the protein MVDMRVWAPVACEVKLHSNNQVLAMEKNAGGWWHVDVPFMHHGVDYAYEVDSNGPFPDPRSFWQPNGIHGPSRWVDHSLFDWTDAGWQQPPLGSAVIYELHLGTFTPEGTCDAAILRLDHLVKLGITHVELMPVAQFSGSRGWGYDGVDLYAPHQAYGGPDGLKRLVDACHQRGLAVVLDVVYNHLGPAGNYLSQFGPYFTARYATPWGEAVNFDEPDSHEVRQFFVDNALMWLQEYHMDGLRIDAVHAILDTSAIHFLETLANAVKNLEAALGKHFVLIAESDLNDLRVVRSPAVGGYGIDAQWNEDFHHALHAVLTGENQGYYQDFGTLSQLARVLTNGLVYDGCYSVYRRRCHGRPATGLSGTQFVGCLQNHDQVGNRALGERTGRLLSLDLLKIGAALVLTSPFVPMLFQGEEWGASTPFLYFTDHQEPDLGEAVRRGRQKEFAAFGWEPEKIPDPQAEKTFLQSRPNWDELHQEPHNQILDWHQSLIKLRRRLPDLTDGRMEKICVFYDETQQWLIMTRGSVVVACNFSQVPQSVSCAGVKDKKTVLCSKKGLVAKEDTLLLPEGTVAILVG
- a CDS encoding glycogen/starch synthase, with the protein product MHIVHMAAENDSLPDAKVGGVADVVRDIAPALADLGHKVSVVMPGYGFLHRIKGAQWTADIRFPFRGTVHEAQLYRVPAKRVHPGVDHYVIHHPFLEAIHAQTGRHQIYVHDPDDQPFFSDGSRFACFCSAAAAALTQGAIPWADVMHLHDWHMALVALLRRYHPACAALKDIRTVFTIHNVALQGVRPLEGSSSSLSAWFPEITCQWLDVADPRWPDTCNLMACGIRLADKVHTVSPAYAREICRPDDLPRFYGAQGLEAVLAHENDTGNLVGILNGCDYPEPRCPPVMEFSEMTRGFQHQIMQWSAGRQTVSSDAFIACHNLSSLCQRLPCPRMVVCSVTRLTEQKVLLMLQGQDNEMSAIARILTALGDDGVYFLLGTGDERFARFFTQLGAEFPNFIFLNGFSDQAAQALYANGDLFLMPSSFEPCGISQMLAMRDGQPCVVHAVGGLRDTVRHDVNGFCFEGSDLNDQAQNFVDTTCQAIHMFRNDLEKWQNIKTGAAAARFLWQDAARQYGEKLYKP
- a CDS encoding alpha-1,4-glucan--maltose-1-phosphate maltosyltransferase — encoded protein: MTDIIKRVVIENVTPNVDGGRFPARRVVNDTVVVTADIFVDGHDRLSARLLHRKAGANHWEKTPMQPQVNDLWQAVFIPCELGIYEYTVTAWIDRFETWRSQIEKKIDDDQAVAVELMEGAAMVTEAAGRAQNEDAEQLHLLAGRLLSEEAVEQPTAFVQDTTLSLLMARYPDTGTQIDYPKILPLRIEPHKALYSTWYEMFPRSCADTDPPSHGTFKDCIKRLPYIAGMGFDVLYLPPIHPIGPSHRKGKNNAILAGPGDPGSPWAIGSKEGGHKDIHPELGTLADFRDLLAKAREYGIDIALDMAFQCSPDHPYVSDHPEWFHSRPDGTIQYAENPPKKYQDIYPFAFDCAHYDSLGRELLDVVQYWIDQGVRIFRVDNPHTKPLRFWEWLIAACKEQNPEIIFLAEAFTRPKTMYRLAKGGFTQSYTYFTWRNLKWEIQNYFDTLTRTSVKDFFWPNLWPNTPDILPEFLQLGGRPAFILRLMLAATLSSSYGIYGPAFELCVNKPLPPNGEAYGEEYMDSEKFEIAHWDLNASHTIRPFITRINRIRRENPALQQTRNLIFHPVDKEEMLCFSKYTDDFSNIIFVAANLDPHHAHSAWVRLPFEEMGIPIEKSFQMHDLVSDARYLWHEDYNFLEIDPQVVPVQVFRIRRRMRTENDFDYFM